The genomic segment GTCCCAAGGCCATCCCTGCGTTCCAGAACCACGGTATCAAACCCTGCCCGAGTGGCATAGAACGCCGTCGCACAACCAATGATCCCCCCACCAATGACGACGACATCCGCTGAACGCGGAAATTCATCTTTCTGCGGCACAATGATTCGATGCATCTTTTTACCTCCACGTAATCATTTACCCCGTCGTAAATGAACCGGGATTTACCAACAAGCCAGGCTTTTCTGCTGGCTTGATTTCATCCTTCCACAACCAGGATTCGCCCACAATTCGTGCAGGTGACCAACTCCTGACCCCGCCGCACTATTTGTGCTTTGCTGGTTGGTACCATCACACGGCAGCCCTGGCACATCTGATCCACCATCAAGACAACTGCCCGTCCACCCTTCTTGCGCAGCAATTCCTCGTACAGTGCACGCGTAGCCGGCTCCAGGCATGCTATCAGCGTTGCCCGCTGTTTCTTCGCTGTGGCGATCCTGCCGCGCAACTGCTTAATTTGCTGCGACAAGTGCTCTTGATCCGCCTGCCACTTAGCCTCAACCGCTTTCCATCGTGCTTGCGATTCACGAACTTGCTTCTCCAAATCGTCAACGCGGGTCATGGCCACCAGGACATCGTCCTCCAACTTTTGCTGCGCACGCTTCAGGTTTTCTTGATCCTGCTGCAGCCCACGCAGCTCTTTGGGATTGGTCACCTGCCCTCCGTACAAACGCTGTTCGGTTGCAGCGAGTTTCTCGGTAAGCCGATGCAGGTCGAACTCCAAATCGCGGAGCCGGCTGCGCCAATTGCCCAATTCTTGATTCGCCTGTTCATAAGCCTTGCGTGTCGCAATCAGTTCTGCGCTCTCCCCAAGCATTGCCTCGGCCTCGCGCAGTTTGCTCGATCGCTCAGCAAGCTCCGTGTCCAGAAGTTGCAATTGGTACAGCGTATGCCCCGCTTTGACCATTATTCCCACCACCGCTTTCGTCTGAACAAACCCACCAACGCCACGCCAGCAAGGAATCCCCCGATATGCGCAAACCACGCCACGCCTCCTGTGGCTTGCATGCCCAGGGACAAGACCCCGCTCAGCAACTGCGTCACAATCCACAATCCAAGCACGATCAACGCTGGCATCCTGACCAGGCGCATGAAGTACCCAAACAGGATCAATGTCTCAACCTCTGCATGGGGATAGAGCATCAAATAAGCCCCCAGCACTCCCGAGATAGCACCGCTTGCCCCAACCATGGGAACCGTGGAAGTCGTATCCATCAGCACCTGCCCCACAGCCGCTCCCACGCCACACAACAGGTAGAAAATCAGAAAGCGCAAAGGCCCAAGCGCTGCCTCGATATTGTCGCCAAAGATCCACAGATAGAGCATGTTGCCTGCCAGATGCATGAAACCTCCATGCAGAAACATGGAAGTGAACACGGTCAGAATCGCAGTGAAATCGAGCTGGGCCAACCGATAGGGCACCAAACCCCAGGTATTAACCAGCGCCTCAAGTGCTCTGGCAGAGGGCAACGTGAACTCATAGAGAAAGACCAGCACATTGAAGAAGATAATGCCAAGCGTAACAAACGGGAAGCGACGTCTGGGGTTGATATCGCGTAATGGAATCATGGACATCCTCCACAAAACCGTTTTCGTCTCAATTGTACCACAACCGCGTCAAAAAACGAAAACAATGCTACCGAACTAACTCTTGACAAATCGCCTAACCCCCGCTAAATTACGCTCTATGAAACGCTACTATCTCTGGACCATCGGCTGCCAGATGAACGATTCCGACGCCATGCGCATTGAACATGGCTTAGCGGAGATGGGATTCAGTCCAATCCCACAACCCACCGAAGCAGACTTGGTGATCCTGCTTACCTGCGTCGTGCGCCAAAGCGCTGAAGATAAAGTGGTTGGTCGGTTGAGTTCCCTGAAGCACCTGCGGCGCAGCAACCCGCGCGCTTGTATCGTGGTCATGGGCTGCTTCGTCGACAACGAACAAACCCTGTCTGCTCGCTTCCCCTACGTGGACGCCTTCTTCAAACCCTCGGACATCGAGGGGCTGCTCCAATTCGCCCGCCAGTCCCTGGCTGCCGTACCAGAGCCACAGGCATATCCCCTTGCTCTGCCGGTTTGCGCCTACGTCCCTATCTCCTATGGCTGCGACCACCACTGCACCTACTGCATCGTGCGCCTGCGCCGTGGCAGACAACGCAGCCGCCTCCTGCCGGAGATTGTCGCCGAGGTATGCGGGCTGGTGCAAAATGGCGTGCGCGAGGTCTCCCTACTGGGACAAAACGTGGATGCCTATGGACAGGATCTGCCTCCTGGTGCACCAGATTTGGCCGATGTCCTCGTTGCCCTCGAAGAAATACCAGAACTCTGGCGCATCCGCTTTCTCACCTCCCATCCCGGCGACATGAGCCAGAAATTGATCGAAACCGTGGCCAATTCCGCCAAGGTCTGCCCCCATTTTGAACTGCCCGTGCAGTCCGGTGACGACCTCATCCTGCAACGCATGGGTCGCCACTACACAGTGGCGCAATACCGTAGCCTGATCGCCGCCATTCGTGAGCGTATACCAAGCTGCAGCATCGCCACCGATGTCATCGTGGGTTTCCCCGGCGAAAGCAACGCACAATTCCAAGCCACTTGCGATCTGATAGCGTCTTTGCGCTTTGACGCCGTGCATATCGCCAAGTATTCCCCACGACCGGGGACGCCCGCCGCACGCTTGCCCGATGACGTGCCGCCCGAGGAAAAAGAAAGACGGCGCGCTTTGCTGGAAGAACTGCAGACCCAAATCTCCAGCGAAATCAACGCTGCCCTGCTGGGACAATGCGTAGAAGTGCTGGTCGAGGAACAGCATCGTGGCCGATGGAGAGGGCGCACTGTAACCAATAAGTTAGTTTTTTTCGCGGACGCTGCTGACCGCCGTGGCCAGTTGGTAACGGTGGAGATCACGCATACTGGCCCCTGGTCCCTCCTGGGCAGGATTGTGCGCTAGCGCTACCCAAGAAAACCAGGTTTCTTTCCCATTTGCACCTGCTTTCTGCTTCCGATATAATCCAGTAGTTGAAAAAGCCATGCCTACTGCTCGGGCAATGCAACGGAGGTCAGAGCCGGCTATGAAACAGAAAACCAACTCCATGCGCTTTTTGGAAGCGAGAAAGATCCCTTACGAGGCGCATGAATTCTCGCCCGAGATCCGTTCCGCCGAGGAAGTAGCTCAAGTCCTCCACCTGCCAGTCAGCCAAGTGTACAAGACGCTCGTAGTCGTCCGGGAACGGGGACGCCCCTTGTTGGTCATGGTACCCGGAGACAAGTCCTTGGATTTGAAACTGCTGGCCAAGCAGGTCGGGGAGAAAAAATTACGCATGGCGACGCACAGAGAAGCAGAAGCGCTCACCGGGCTCCAAGTGGGAGGCATCTCGGCACTCAGCCTCCTGCACAAGGGCTTTGAGATCTACGCTGATGCTGCGATCCTGGGCTTGTCCAAAGTGTGTATCAGTGCTGGCTGTCGTGGCATTAATCTCAGTTTGAGCCCCCGTGATCTGCTCCAGGTCACCGGGGCACGCCTGGTCAACCTGGAAGAATTGGGGGAAGAAAAGGAGGTAACGCTATGAGTAGGGCATCCAGTATGAGAAGGAAGGCTCCGCTCAAGAGTTATATTATTGATATGGATGGCGTCATCGTCTCAGGGAATACCGTGATTCCCGGGGCCGAAGATTTTATTAACCGACTCATCAGCCGTGGACACAAATTCCTCATCCTGACCAACAACCCCATTTACACCCCGCTAGACCTGCAGCATCGCCTGCAAGCACTGGGGCTCAACATCCCTGCCAAGCGGTTCTTCACCTCGGCCATGGCCACGGCGCAATTCCTGCACTCACAGCGTCCCAGGGGCACTGCCTTCGTCATCGGCGAAAGCGGACTGACCAGCGCCTTGCACGAGATTGGCTACATCCTCACTGAGCACAACCCAGATTATGTCGTGTTGGGCGAGACGACCGCCTATAGTTATGACAAAATCACGCAAGCGGTGCGCTTGGTCGCTGCAGGAGCACGCTTTATCGCCACGAACCCAGACGTCAGTGGCCCAGCCGAGGGAGGCATCGCTCCTGCCTGTGGCGCCATGGCTGCCGTTATCGAGAAAGCAACAGGCGTCCAGCCCTACTTCATCGGCAAGCCGAATCCATTAATGATGCGCAACGCCCTGCGCTACCTGCAGGAACACTCCGAAAACACCATCATGGTTGGCGACCGCATGGACACGGACATTATCGCTGGCATCGAGAGCGGCATGGAAACCATCCTCGTTCTGAGCGGCGTCACCAAACGCGAGGACATAGACCGCTACCCCTACCGCCCTACCCACATCCTTCCTTCAGTCGCCGAAATCGAACTCTAAAGCCACTCCCCGTCCTTTCCGGAGAGAAGGGCTGAGGGCGAAGCTGGGATCAGGATGCGAGGCTACCTGCCCCTGCGCTAGCCTCGCACACGTAAATCTCCGGCATCACTCCCATTTCTTTCCGATAACCCTCTGCCACCTGCTGTGCAAAGGCCGCCGTTGCTTCCGTTCGCACCAGATTCACCGTGCATCCCCCAAAGCCTGCGCCGGTCATCCGCGCTCCCAGGCAGCCCGGGGTTGCATGGGCTAACTCGACCATGCAGTCCAATTCTCGGCAACTCACCTCATAGTCGTTGCGCAGGCTGACATGGGATTGATCCATCAGCCGACCGAATTCTGCCACTCGCCCTGCCCGCAGCACGGCGACAGCTTGCAGCGTGCGCTCGTTTTCGCTAACTACATGGGCACAGCGCTTGCGCACAACGGGCGGCAAAGACTGACCATAGCGTGCCAGGTCCTGGCTGCTCACATCCCGCAATGCCTTTATCCTGGGCAAATACTGCCTCAAGATGGCCACGCCCTGCTCGCATTCCTGCCGCCGTGCATTGTACTCTGAATCCACCAGGCCGCGGCGCTTCATCGTATCGCAAACCACTATCGCAACCCTCGCTGGCAGGGGCACTAACTCGTAGCCCAGGCTGCGGCAATCGATCAGCAGGGCATGGTTGCGCTGTCCCAACACTGCAATGAACTGATCCATGATGCCACATTTCATGCCTACGAACTCGTTCTCCGCTCGTTGACAGAGCAAAGCCAATGCCACTGGCGCGATGTCCAAATGGCACAGGTCGCGAAAAGTTACCGCCGTAGCCACCTCGATGGCGGCCGAAGAGGAAAGCCCAGAACCAATCGGCACATTCCCCGCAACTACGGCATCCATGCCTCGCAGCGCAAAGCCATCTCGCTGCAGCATCAAAGCCACTCCGCGCACATAATTGCTCCAGGGCGCAGACGGCTCAGGCACAATGTCGTCCAGCGAGAACTCGCTGCCCTGTTGGAAATGGAGCGACCACAGCCTGACCTGCCGATCCTCCCGCGCCCGCGCCGCGAGCACTACTTGGCGGTCAATGGCCACCGGCAACACAAAGCCATCGTTGTAATCGGTGTGTTCGCCAATGAGATTGACCCGACCTGGCGCCTGAAAAATGCGCGGTGGTGCGCCAGGAAAACGCCGTGCAAAAGCCTCCTGCACCTCTCGGTAGAGATCTTGTACGCTCATGCCGCAATGCCTCCTCCTGCAATGGCCTGTGCCTGCCGCAAAGCATACCACAGCGATGATAGAATGGCAAGTATGTCTATTCGTCACGACCCTGCCCACCATTTGGACAGTATCCAGTTTACAGTTAGAATACACTTGCCCATGGATAAGAGCCGCGTGAATTCTAGACCTCTGATTCAGCGAAATATCCCGCACTGGCAGCCCAGCAGGCTGTATCCGATCCTTTTGTTCATCCTGGTCCTGCTTGGCAGCGTTGCGTCTCCGCTGCTCCATGCCCAAGAGCCCGAAGACCACTACGTCCTGGACTCCACGCTGCGCTTGCTACGCTCCATGCGTGCCGCAGGGAATGCCCCACCTCGCCTGCGCGACCTCCTGCAGTCCGAAAAGGTGGAAGTGAGCATCCGCTTCCGCTCCGGTCTTTGGCAACCCAACCTAGCGCAGATGGAGAAGCAACTCGGTGTTGAGTTCGCACGTGCGCAGGGCAAAATCGCTCGCATCGGCACGATATACGGAGCACGCGTGCCTTGGGATGCGCTGGAGCGACTGGCTACGTGGCCGGGAGTGGAGCGCGTAGATTCCACCTGGAAACCCGCCGTCGCATCTGCACTGGACGTGAGCATTCCCGAGATCCGCGCCAATCAAGTTTGGAATTTGCTCGACGCCAGTGGTTGGCCATTGACCGGCCGCGGAGTTACCATCGCCGTTTTCGATACGGGGGTGGACTTCTTTCACCCTGACCTGTGGCGCGCCGATGGCGGGACATATTCCTGGCTGGATGTGAACAGCAATGGAGCCTTCGATCCTGGTGTTGATGCGGTTGACCTCAACCGCAATGGTTCAGCGGAGGCTATAGAACTGCTCAATTTCGTGGACGCCGCCTCTTTCTCAAGCGACAACATCCCCGGTACCAACGATAGCACCTTTCACGCTGCCACAGACTGGCTGTACAACGATGCCAACGGCAATAGCCAAAGGGATTTTGGCCCCTTGCGCGGGTTTGTGGAGAGCGACCCAACCTATGGCGAACGCCTCTTCTTGCTCAACGACAGCAACGGCAACGGCACAGTAGACATCGGAGAGGTGTTGCTCGCCTTGGGCTCCTGCAAAGTACAAAAAGTGCTTGGCCCAAACGGCAGCGAATACACCCGTGGTGTAAACCTAATCGAAGCCCCGCCTGACCGGGATGGCCATGGCACCCAAGTATGCAGCATCTTGTCGGGCGGCATTCCCGGATTGCGTCGCTACGTCGGCGTAGCGCCGGATGCCAAGCTGCTGATGGCGAATCGGGAGAAGAACGACCACAACACCTACATCCAGTGGGCTGAGGAAAATGGCGCTCAGGTCATGCTCTATGCATTTGGCAGTTGGATTCAGGAATTCATGGATGGTTCGTCCAATCTAGAGCGAGCGCTCGATATTGAAGCAGCCAAGGGCATCATCCAGGTCGCGGCTGCTGGCAATCTCGCTGAAAGCCGCAAACATGCACAGCGCATTCTGAGTGGCACTGCACAAGATAATATACGCTTCGCCGTCCCTCCTGGTCTGGGCTTGAAGGAAGCCTACCTAAGCATCCTTTGGCGTGCTCCACTGGATGCAGTGAGCGTGCAACTTGTTACACCGTCCGGCACCACCGTGCCCCTGCCAGGGAATAGCACCTTCGTGCTCGCCGATGGCCACTACATCTACAGTGCGTGCGATCGCTCTACCGCTACCTCTCGCTTCGACATCTGGATACAACGCAGTAACACCTATATTGCATCAGGTAACTGGACCTTGCGCCTGCGAAACCATACCACCTCTTGGGTCAATGTCCATGCCTACGTAGCAGATGACGTCTCCAACTGGGAAGGCGGCATCACCTTCCTAGACTACGTGGATGCAACGTGCACGGTGACCTCACCAGGAACTGCAAACAGCGCCATCACTGTAGCCTCCTACAGCACGCGCGCTAGAGAAGGCACCACCCTTCCCGGGGCATTGTCCCCCTTCAGCAGCCGAGGTCCGCGCATTGATGGCGAATGGATTATGGATGTAGCTGCTCCCGGGCACTATTCGGACATCGCCTGTGCCAGTTCCAAAGACGTTGCCGGTGCAACCTTCGGACAATACGCCTGGTTCGGTGGAACAAGCGCAGCAGCCCCCCACGTCGCCGGAGCCGTTGCTCTCCTGCTGCAGAAGAACCTATCACTCGGTTCGGCGCAGATGATGCAACTGCTGCAGAGCACAGCACGGCAAGACGCCTACACCGGCGTCAGAAACGAAAACTGGGGCTATGGCAAACTGGACGTCTTTGCCGCATTGAACGCCATCCCAACGCCCACGCTCACACCTACCCCTACGCTGACTCCCACCATCACGCCCACTCCACGTGCCCGTCTCTTCCTGCCCCTGATCATGCGCGGATTTTGACCCTATTGGGCAGATGAGCAAAGAAACCAGGCCTGTGGGCAAAACCTGGTTTATTCATGGTCCTGTTGGGCCAATGGTCCCTGTTCACTTGCCTACCCAGCGACTTTGCGTTACAATACGCCTACGCTCCACAAGACCGTGAGAAAGGAAGAATAATGAAAGTCCAGGACGTTTACAAAGCGGTGATCCCCGTGGGTGGCCTGGGGACACGCCTCTTGCCTGCCACGAAGGTATTGCCCAAGGAATTGCTGCCGGTGGGACGTCGCCCTATGGTCCAGTATGTCGTCGAGGAGATGCGCGCCGCCGGCTTGGAGAACATCTGCTTCGTCACTGGTCGCAGGAAGACGCTCATTCAGGAGCATTTCGACCACGACCCCGAACTAGTGCGTCACCTCCAAGACCGTGGCCTCGATGAACTCTTGGCCGAACTGGCTTACCTGGAATCTGGCCTGCATCTCACCTACATTCGGCAGAGCGGGCCACAAGGTCTGGCAGATGCGTTGAGCCTGGCTGAGGATTTTGTCGCAGGACAACCTTTTGTGCTCGCTCTGGGAGATTCCATCATCTGCGAGGCAGAAATGGGTTCCTTGCTGCGCAAGATGATCGAGGAACACCTCGAACGAGATGCCGCGGCGACGATAGCGGTCGAGAATGTGCCTCCCGAAAAAACCAAACCGTACACCTTTGTATGCCCTCAGGAGGGTACAACGACCAAAAACAAGACATTTGACATCGCCGAACTGAGCGACAAGCCCCAGCCCAACCAGACCACAGGCAATTGGGCCATAGCAGCGCGCTTTGTCTTCAGTCCAGATATTTTCGCTGCGGTCCGCCGCTCCAGACCAGCCCGCAGCGGTGAACTGCGCCTGATTGATGCCATTCGCATCTTGTTGCGCCAAGGGAAGAAGGTGCAAGCAGTGCCTCTTTTGCCCGGTCAACGACGCCACGACATCGGCAGTTTTGGCGGCTACTTCCGTGCCTTCCTGGAATTCGCTCTCATGGATCGCTACTTTGGCGACGAGGTACGCCGTTATCTGAAAGAAGTGCTGACGAGGGAAGATGACTGGCCCCACGAGGATTGAGAATTATATGGATATCGCACAACAACTGGCTATGGAAATTCACTCTGTTTTCGCTGTAGAAGCCCTCACCACCGAGCTGGATGGGCGAACTATCAGATTGCAAGGGCAACTTCTCACTGACTCTGAGACAGCGTACGCACATATTGCCGAACGTTTCAAAATCTATGGATACACCCCACTGTTGCGCAAACAAAAGGATCGCTTCGTAGTGAGTGCCGTGCCCATCGTCTTCAGCGCTAAACCAACCTGGGACTATGGCGCTATCGTGCTCTTTGGACTGACCGTCCTTTCCGTGCTCTATGCCGGTGCCCTCATGCAAGCGCCCGACTTCACCTGGCCACTGCTGCATCCTCTAGCCGGATTGCCCTTTGCCTTTGGACTGCTCACCGTCCTCGTCGCGCACGAATTGGGGCATTACCTGACCGCACGCCGCCTGGGTGTGGCCACAAGCCTGCCCTACTTCATTCCCATGCCGCTGCACTTTTTTGGCACCATGGGCGCCATCATCCGCACGCGGGCTCCTATGCGCAATCGCCGTCAGGTGCTGGCTCTCGGCGCTGCTGGCCCCCTCGCCGGACTCATCGTAGCCATCCCTATCCTCGTCTTCGGCCTGATGCAATCGCAAGTGCTACCCATCCCCAAGCGCCCTGGTATCATTATAGAAGGCAACTTCTTGCTCTACGCTCTACTGAAATTTCTGGTGTTTGGACGATTCCTTCCCAGCCATGGCTACGACGTCTTCTTGCATCCGACCGCTTTTGGAGCATGGGCCGCTCTGCTCGTCACTGGCTTGAACCTGATACCTGCAGGGCAATTGGATGGGGGGCATGTTTCCTACGCTTTGCTGGGCAACAAGGCGCGCTGGCTGAGCCGTCTGGCCGTTATCGCTGCGCTGGTGTTGGGCATGCTCTGGTCTGGTTGGCTTCTGTTCGCTTTGCTCCTCCTAGTGCTTGGACAGCGCCACGCGGAGCCTTTGGATGATGTGACCTCGCTCACGACCAAAGAGAAACTTTTTGCTATTTTTATGTTGCTGGTATTCATCATGCTTTTCACTCCCGTACCATTGACCGTTCAGTAAGGGATCGTGTGAGTGCGCAAGCCGAGCGAGTGCCAAAAAGCATCGCTCGCTGTGCAAAGGAGCACGAGCATGATTTACAAAAGAGCCTCGACGGATCCGAACAAAATCATCGTGAGGTTCGAATTGCCTTCCGCTATCTGGGCTGATTCCGTCCACCTGGTGGGCGATTTCAATAATTGGAATGAATCTTCGCATCCCATGATCCGTGACCGGGATGAAGGCACCTGGTACATCGTCCTTGAACTCGAGCGGGGAAAGGAGTATCAATTCCGTTACCTGGTCAACGGACGCGAATGGCACAACGATTGGAAGGCAGACAAATACGTGCCCAACCTTTACGGCGGCACAAATTCGGTCGTGTGCGCCGAACTACCACCAGCAGATGAGAGCGTGGCCGGGGAATGAATTCCCCGGTTGAATGTGAGAAGCCCATGAAGGGGCTTGGCTTTTTTAGCCAGGGATTTCCAATCCCTGGCATCTGCCCCGCGTGGGCAACAGCCCGCGCCTGGAGCATGGCTCATGCGCGCCCATGCCTACTCTCACTGCTGGAAACGCAGAGGGCATTGGAAAAGAGGGCGGCTAGAAAAGCCACCCCATGGGCTGCGCTCGCAAGGACAGAATGTGCAAAACGAGCGAACGAATCGCCGGCGCAGCCCATTCGTTTATTCGTTCCCCAGCGGTGGCTTGCAATAACAGGGAGGAAACATCATTGCGAGGGTACTTCGCTCGAAGCAATCGAAATGCCTCAAGACCTCAACTGCCCTCGCAATGAGAAAGATCTGATCTACTCTAGATTAGCATGGCGAGTCATCATGCTCTCGTTACTCTGACCCAAGCGCTCCGCCAGCCTTGCTATCACACAGTCGAGCACGATGAGCATCGCCTGCTCCAGGATGGTGGCCAGGGGCAACTTGCTTTTCTGTTCCATGCTCACCTTAGGCGTTTCCCCAGGGACGAGGAGCGTGTGCTCCGCCAGTTGACTGAGTGTCGAACCGGAGCGCGAGACAACCGCAGCGACTTTCGCCCCAAGTTGTCGCGCCTTGCGTGCCGGGGTCAATGCCCCTGCCGTCTCCCCACTGCCTGAGCATGCCACCAGCAAATCCCCAGCGCCGATGGCCGGTGTCGTCACATCGCCGACGACATGCACGGTCAAACCCAGTTGCATCAGGCGCAGTGCAAACATCCTCATGAGCAATCCGGATCGGCCCTGCCCGACAACGAAAATCCGTCGCGCGGCGAGGATCAGGTCGCAAAGCCCCTCTACCTCCGTGCCTTGCACTCTTGATAGAACCCCCTGGAGCTCTTCTAGATCGGTGCGCAGCCACCCATTCCAATCCATCGCATCCCTCAATTCCGGTCTGCTGTTTGCTTTGTGATAAACCATTGTGGCTCGCTAGGGCGATAGCATGGCCGTGATTTCCTCGAATACCTCCAGCACCCGCTCCACCTGTGCATCGGTGATCATAAAAGGAGGCTTGATCTTGAGCACATTGCCCAGCCCCATGTAGCGCGATTCGCCAAACAAGACACCACGCTTGAGCGCCTCGTCCACGAAGCGATTCGTCTCTTCAATAGCGGGCTCTTTCGTCTTGCGGTTGCGCACGAGTTCGACTCCGAGCATCAAGCCCGGCCCGCGGATATCGCCAATGAGTTCATACTTGTTCTGCATCTCGCGCAAGCGCTGGGTGATGTACGCCCCCACCCTTGCCGCCCGCTGTGGCAGTTGCTCTTCCTGCAGGATCTGCAACGTCACCACTCCCGCAGCCATCGCCACTGGGAAGTGACTGAAGGTGAAGGAGTGATCTCCGGGCCCAAAGCCATCCAAATCGTCCCGCACCAATGTGCCTGCCAGTGGGAACCCACCGCCAATGGACTTGCCAAAGGTGAGGATGTCTGGCACGACACCGTAAAAATCCGCGGCGAACATGGCACCAACGCGCCCGAAAGCGGTCTGAATTTCGTCCCAGATCAACAACATGCCATAGTCATCGCAAATTTTGCGTATTTCATGATAGTACTCGCGCGGATAATCAATCATCCCACCGCTGCCCTGCACCGGCTCCATTATCAGAGCGGCCGGCTCGCCATCTATGGCGAGCTCAATCAACTGGCGCAGAAACTTGGCGCACTCCAGCCCACATTCGGGATAGGTGCGCTCAAAGTAACAGCGGTAGCAATAGGCGTGAGGAAAACGGACCGCATTCTCCATATAGTTCAGGAACCTGTTATTGGGATGAGGCCAACTGAGCGCCATCGTAGCCAGCGTGCGTCCCGCATAGCCAAGCCATGGCGTCAGAAAGTAGCGTCGCCCAGGGCAGTTGCGGATGGCCAGCTTGATCGCTCCTTCGTTCGCCAGCGAACCATGCAGGCAAAAGTTTACTTTCTTCAGATTGCCCGGCGCAATATCCGTCAAGCGCTTGCACAACAAGAACTTGGGAATCGTGCCAAAACCGGTCCGCACGTGTGTGGCGTGCTTGATCTGCTCGGTTACAGCCGCAATTACTTTGGGATGGCACGCGCCAATGCCCAGGCTCCAGGCTTGTGACGTGCAGTCAATGTATTCCCGCCCCTCGGTATCGGTGAAGGTAGCACCCTTCTGATCCACGATGGTGATGGGTTTGCCTGTGGCCACACTGCCGCCAGCCAGAGCCCTGTACCCTGCGACTAGATCCTCTTCCGTATACGGTCCAAAGAATTCTTCCATGTATTTGCTCATCCTTTTCCCTCCAGATTCATGCATGAATTTACTGCTATCATCAGCAATACATGCTGACTTTTCGTGAACCAACTTCTATTCCCCAGCATTGCTGCCCATGTCCACCAACACCCTCAGGGCAGCTTTGCCGGCCATCAATTGATAGCCGTCCAGTATCTGTGCCAAGGGCACGCGGTAAGTAACCAGTCCCTCCAGCGGTAGCCCTTGCGCGATGTCCAACGCTTCC from the Chloroflexota bacterium genome contains:
- a CDS encoding site-2 protease family protein, producing MDIAQQLAMEIHSVFAVEALTTELDGRTIRLQGQLLTDSETAYAHIAERFKIYGYTPLLRKQKDRFVVSAVPIVFSAKPTWDYGAIVLFGLTVLSVLYAGALMQAPDFTWPLLHPLAGLPFAFGLLTVLVAHELGHYLTARRLGVATSLPYFIPMPLHFFGTMGAIIRTRAPMRNRRQVLALGAAGPLAGLIVAIPILVFGLMQSQVLPIPKRPGIIIEGNFLLYALLKFLVFGRFLPSHGYDVFLHPTAFGAWAALLVTGLNLIPAGQLDGGHVSYALLGNKARWLSRLAVIAALVLGMLWSGWLLFALLLLVLGQRHAEPLDDVTSLTTKEKLFAIFMLLVFIMLFTPVPLTVQ
- a CDS encoding isoamylase early set domain-containing protein — translated: MIYKRASTDPNKIIVRFELPSAIWADSVHLVGDFNNWNESSHPMIRDRDEGTWYIVLELERGKEYQFRYLVNGREWHNDWKADKYVPNLYGGTNSVVCAELPPADESVAGE
- a CDS encoding aspartate aminotransferase family protein — protein: MSKYMEEFFGPYTEEDLVAGYRALAGGSVATGKPITIVDQKGATFTDTEGREYIDCTSQAWSLGIGACHPKVIAAVTEQIKHATHVRTGFGTIPKFLLCKRLTDIAPGNLKKVNFCLHGSLANEGAIKLAIRNCPGRRYFLTPWLGYAGRTLATMALSWPHPNNRFLNYMENAVRFPHAYCYRCYFERTYPECGLECAKFLRQLIELAIDGEPAALIMEPVQGSGGMIDYPREYYHEIRKICDDYGMLLIWDEIQTAFGRVGAMFAADFYGVVPDILTFGKSIGGGFPLAGTLVRDDLDGFGPGDHSFTFSHFPVAMAAGVVTLQILQEEQLPQRAARVGAYITQRLREMQNKYELIGDIRGPGLMLGVELVRNRKTKEPAIEETNRFVDEALKRGVLFGESRYMGLGNVLKIKPPFMITDAQVERVLEVFEEITAMLSP
- the hxlB gene encoding 6-phospho-3-hexuloisomerase; amino-acid sequence: MDWNGWLRTDLEELQGVLSRVQGTEVEGLCDLILAARRIFVVGQGRSGLLMRMFALRLMQLGLTVHVVGDVTTPAIGAGDLLVACSGSGETAGALTPARKARQLGAKVAAVVSRSGSTLSQLAEHTLLVPGETPKVSMEQKSKLPLATILEQAMLIVLDCVIARLAERLGQSNESMMTRHANLE